In a single window of the Cervus elaphus chromosome 1, mCerEla1.1, whole genome shotgun sequence genome:
- the LOC122703339 gene encoding olfactory receptor 5B12-like: MENLSEVTEFLLMGLTDALEMQIPLFTTFTLIYLTTLVGNLGMIVLILLDSRLHTPMSFFLGNLSLVDCVYASSVTPKVMAGILTGDKIISYDACATQMFFFAAFVTVESFLLASMAFDRHAAVCKPLHYTTTMTRGMCASLVTSSYICGLLQSSIHVALTFHLSFCHSNVVNHFFCDIPPLLALSCSDIYTNEIVLFTLAAFNSFFALLVILGSYLFIFIAILRMRSSKGRQKAFSTCASHLTTVSIFYGTVIFMYLQPSSSHSMGTDKMASVFYTMVIPMLNPLVYSLRNKEVKGAFKRVVGKAKYNIASVLR; this comes from the exons ATGGAGAACCTTTCAGAGGTGACTGAATTCCTTCTCATGGGGTTAACAGATGCTCTAGAGATGCAGATCCCTCTATTTACAACCTTCACTCTCATCTACCTCACTACTCTGGTTGGGAACCTTGGGATGATCGTGTTGATTCTGTTGGACTCTCGACTTCACACGCCCATGTCCTTTTTCCTCGGTAACCTCTCCCTAGTGGACTGTGTTTATGCCTCCTCTGTTACTCCTAAAGTAATGGCGGGGATTCTCACAGGAGATAAGATTATATCCTATGATGCATGTGCTACCCAGATGTTCTTCTTTGCAGCCTTTGTCACTGTTGAAAGTTTTCTCCTGGCCTCAATGGCCTTTGACCGCCACGCGGCCGTGTGCAAACCCCTGCATTATACCACCACCATGACCAGAGGGATGTGTGCCTCGCTGGTCACCAGCTCCTATATCTGTGGACTCTTACAATCTTCCATCCATGTTGCCCTCACTTTCCACCTCTCCTTCTGCCATTCCAACGTGGTTAATCACTTTTTCTGTGACATTCCCCCACTGCTGGCTCTCTCTTGCTCTGATATTTACACAAATGAGATTGTGCTCTTCACACTGGCAGCGTTCAACTCCTTTTTTGCTCTTTTGGTTATCTTGGGCTCATAcctcttcatttttattgctatcCTGAGGATGCGCTCATCTAAAGGACGCCAGAAGGCCTTTTCCACCTGTGCCTCCCACCTCACCACTGTCTCCATCTTCTATGGGACCGTCATCTTCATGTACTTACAGCCCAGCTCCAGCCACTCCATGGGCACAGACAAAATGGCGTCCGTGTTCTACACCATGGTCATCCCCATGCTGAATCCACTggtctacagcctgaggaacaaaGAGGTCAAGGGTGCCTTTAAAAGGGTGGTTGGGAAAGCA AAATATAACATTGCTTCTGTCTTAAGATAA
- the LOC122703343 gene encoding olfactory receptor 5B2-like gives MRKRCRSSGKVLPQENSTEVTDFILLGLTDDPQLQVPLFVIFTFIYLLTLIGNLGMTTLILLDSRLHTPMYFFLCNLSLVDFCYSSTITPKVMAGLLKADKVISYHACAAQMFFFIVFATAESYLLASMAYDRYAAVCKPLHYTTSMTTNRCACLVVGSYACGVLNASVNTGDTFSLSFCGSNVIHHFFCDVPAVMTLSCSEKRISEMILVLVSSFNVLLALSVILISYLFICMTVLRVHSQEGYQKALSTCASHLTTVSIFYGTVIFMYVQPSSSHSMDTDKITSVFYTMLIPMLNPVVYSLRNREVKSAFNKAAEKIRAPWLSAHTTLQSPGPLAVKASPHPGRQDVSSAPQTPSTQPLGERPQQKRSEPPLHRERPHSYRALDTALNERTSSVLRQRNQWTKLLVQSWSMCKASQEEKGQREPTPNTVRVLVRGQQGSVCPLASAFHIGEMNNLTQPTVWFSFSPMSSFPPQEAAT, from the exons ATGAGAAAGAG GTGCAGAAGTTCAGGGAAAGTGCTTCCGCAGGAG AATAGCACAGAGGTAACCGATTTCATCCTGCTCGGACTCACAGATGACCCACAGCTGCAGGTTCCTCTCTTTGTAATCTTCACCTTCATTTACCTCCTCACTCTGATTGGGAACCTGGGGATGACCACGTTGATCCTGCTGGACTCTCGTCTCCACACGCCTATGTACTTTTTCCTCTGTAACCTGTCTCTGGTGGACTTTTGTTACTCCTCCACCATCACTCCAAAGGTGATGGCTGGGCTCCTGAAAGCAGACAAAGTCATCTCCTACCATGCATGTGCGGCTCAGATGTTCTTTTTCATAGTCTTTGCCACTGCGGAAAGTTATCTGTTGGCCTCAATGGCTTATGACCGATACGCAGCAGTGTGCAAGCCCCTGCATTACACCACCTCCATGACCACAAACAGGTGTGCTTGTCTTGTCGTAGGCTCTTATGCATGTGGTGTTCTGAATGCTTCTGTCAACACTGGAGACACGTTCAGTCTCTCTTTCTGTGGGTCCAATGTGATCCatcactttttctgtgatgttcCAGCAGTCATGACCCTCTCTTGCTCTGAGAAACGCATCAGTGAAATGATTCTTGTTCTTGTCTCAAGCTTCAATGTCTTGCTTGCACTTTCTGTAATCTTGATTTCCTACCTGTTCATATGTATGACAGTTTTGAGGGTGCACTCACAAGAGGGGTACCAGAAGGCTTTGTCTACCTGCGCTTCTCACCTCACtactgtttccatattttatgGGACCGTCATCTTCATGTACGTACAGCCCAGCTCCAGCCACTCCATGGACACAGACAAAATCACATCTGTGTTCTATACGATGCTCATCCCCATGCTGAACCCGGTGGTCTATAGCCTACGGAACAGAGAAGTCAAGAGTGCATTCAACAAAGCTGCTGAGAAG ATTCGGGCTCCATGGCTGTCTGCACACACCACACTTCAGTCGCCAGGACCCCTGGCAGTGAAGGCTAGCCCGCACCCGGGACGGCAGGATGTGAGCTCCGCACCCCAGACCCCAAGTACCCAGCCACTCGGGGAGCGCCCACAGCAAAAGCGCTCAGAACCGCCATTGCACCGGGAACGTCCCCACTCATACAGAGCTCTGGACACAGCCCTGAACGAGCGGACCTCAAGTGTTCTCAGGCAGAGAAACCAATG GACAAAA CTCCTGGTACAGAGCTGGTCTATGTGCAAAGCcagccaggaagagaaggggcagagagaaCCAACGCCGAACACAGTCCGTGTACTGGTGCGGGGTCAGCAGGGCTCCGTGTGTCCTTTAGCCTCAGCTTTTCACATCGGTGAG ATGAACAACCTCACGCAACCCACAGTCTGGTTCAGCTTCTCACCCATGAGCTCCTTCCCGCCACAAGAAGCTGCCACATGA